Proteins from a genomic interval of Equus quagga isolate Etosha38 chromosome 13, UCLA_HA_Equagga_1.0, whole genome shotgun sequence:
- the LOC124250459 gene encoding T-cell surface glycoprotein CD1a-like isoform X2, translated as MRFLQLSLLVILLPGCDNKDGFQEPISFKIIRIHTFYSRSWVQTLGSIWVDELQTHKWDSNSGNYIFLWPWSKGNFSNEEWIEQEKLCSTFSIQLIRAFQNRASQWQLEYPFEVQTTAGYELRFGETSVGFIRVAYQGSDFISFQNTSWLPSPQGGSRAQDACRLFNLNQVGLEIADRFLSDTCPRLLLGILDAGKADLQRQDGTWYLRKSLDVEAIEAAGLSCRVRHSSLGGQDIILSWENDSSMGLIFAAVIVSLVLLTGLAFWLRKRRKPCATPRTPLPSQ; from the exons ATGCGGTTTCTGCAGCTTTCATTGCTAGTGATTCTCCTCCCAGGTTGTGACAATAAAGATG GCTTCCAGGAGCCGATCTCCTTCAAAATCATCCGGATCCATACCTTTTACAGCCGTTCCTGGGTACAAACTCTGGGCTCAATTTGGGTGGATGAGTTGCAGACTCATAAGTGGGACAGCAACTCAGGCAATTACATTTTCCTGTGGCCATGGTCCAAGGGCAACTTCAGCAACGAGGAGTGGATAGAACAAGAAAAGTTATGCTCTACCTTCTCCATTCAATTAATTCGGGCATTTCAGAACCGTGCCAGTCAATGGCAACTTGAAT ATCCCTTTGAGGTACAGACAACAGCAGGTTATGAGCTGCGCTTTGGGGAAACTTCAGTAGGCTTCATACGGGTTGCTTATCAAGGATCAGATTTCATAAGCTTCCAGAACACTTCATGGTTGCCATCTCCACAGGGTGGAAGTAGGGCTCAGGATGCCTGTAGACTATTCAATTTGAATCAAGTCGGCCTAGAAATAGCAGACAGGTTCCTCAGTGACACCTGCCCACGTCTCCTCCTGGGAATTCTTGATGCGGGGAAGGCAGATCTCCAGCGACAAG ATGGGACATGGTATCTTCGGAAGTCCTTGGATGTGGAAGCCATTGAGGCAGCTGGCCTGTCTTGTCGCGTGAGACACAGCAGTCTAGGAGGCCAGGACATCATCCTCTCCTGGG AAAATGACAGCTCCATGGGCTTGATCTTCGCGGCAGTGATAGTGTCCCTGGTCCTTCTGACAGGTCTGGCATTTTGGCTTAGGAAACGCCG GAAACCCTGTGCAACTCCAAGAACTCCTCTCCCTTCACAATGA
- the LOC124250459 gene encoding T-cell surface glycoprotein CD1a-like isoform X1 has protein sequence MRFLQLSLLVILLPGCDNKDGFQEPISFKIIRIHTFYSRSWVQTLGSIWVDELQTHKWDSNSGNYIFLWPWSKGNFSNEEWIEQEKLCSTFSIQLIRAFQNRASQWQLEYPFEVQTTAGYELRFGETSVGFIRVAYQGSDFISFQNTSWLPSPQGGSRAQDACRLFNLNQVGLEIADRFLSDTCPRLLLGILDAGKADLQRQVKPEAWLSTGPSSGPGHLTLVCHVSGFHPKPIWVMWMQGEQEHPGTQRSDILPNADGTWYLRKSLDVEAIEAAGLSCRVRHSSLGGQDIILSWENDSSMGLIFAAVIVSLVLLTGLAFWLRKRRKPCATPRTPLPSQ, from the exons ATGCGGTTTCTGCAGCTTTCATTGCTAGTGATTCTCCTCCCAGGTTGTGACAATAAAGATG GCTTCCAGGAGCCGATCTCCTTCAAAATCATCCGGATCCATACCTTTTACAGCCGTTCCTGGGTACAAACTCTGGGCTCAATTTGGGTGGATGAGTTGCAGACTCATAAGTGGGACAGCAACTCAGGCAATTACATTTTCCTGTGGCCATGGTCCAAGGGCAACTTCAGCAACGAGGAGTGGATAGAACAAGAAAAGTTATGCTCTACCTTCTCCATTCAATTAATTCGGGCATTTCAGAACCGTGCCAGTCAATGGCAACTTGAAT ATCCCTTTGAGGTACAGACAACAGCAGGTTATGAGCTGCGCTTTGGGGAAACTTCAGTAGGCTTCATACGGGTTGCTTATCAAGGATCAGATTTCATAAGCTTCCAGAACACTTCATGGTTGCCATCTCCACAGGGTGGAAGTAGGGCTCAGGATGCCTGTAGACTATTCAATTTGAATCAAGTCGGCCTAGAAATAGCAGACAGGTTCCTCAGTGACACCTGCCCACGTCTCCTCCTGGGAATTCTTGATGCGGGGAAGGCAGATCTCCAGCGACAAG TAAAGCCAGAGGCCTGGCTGTCCACTGGCCCCAGTTCCGGTCCTGGCCATCTGACGCTTGTTTGTCATGTCTCTGGCTTCCATCCGAAGCCTATTTGGGTGATGTGGATGCAGGGCGAGCAGGAGCATCCAGGCACTCAGCGAAGTGACATCTTGCCCAATGCAGATGGGACATGGTATCTTCGGAAGTCCTTGGATGTGGAAGCCATTGAGGCAGCTGGCCTGTCTTGTCGCGTGAGACACAGCAGTCTAGGAGGCCAGGACATCATCCTCTCCTGGG AAAATGACAGCTCCATGGGCTTGATCTTCGCGGCAGTGATAGTGTCCCTGGTCCTTCTGACAGGTCTGGCATTTTGGCTTAGGAAACGCCG GAAACCCTGTGCAACTCCAAGAACTCCTCTCCCTTCACAATGA